TCCACTCAATGCCGGCAGACAGACTGGATGTCACCTGACTTTCTCCCAAAATCCGGCTTAATAAGGGTTTACGTTCTTCCAGGGTGTAACACTGGGTTTTTTCCGGATCGAGTCCCACCAATTCTGCTGCCCAGCGGCGAGCGTCCTCTTCTGTTCCCAGCCGGTCAACAACGCCCAGTTCTAAAGCTTGTTGTCCGGTAAAAATTCGACCATCGGCAAAGCTTTTTACCGTATCGACTGCCAAATTCCGCGCCTCAGCAACGGTTTGAACAAACTGTTGGTAACTGGTATCGATCAACTGTTGCAGAATATCTTTTTCTGGCTCAGTTAATTCTCGATCAAACGCCAAAATATCTTTGTAAGGGCCGGATTTAATAACTTTGAAAGAAACCCCAACTTTTTCCAGTAGGCGTTCTAAATTATTGCCTCGCAGAATTACGCCGATGCTGCCGGTGATCGTCCCCGGATTCGCCACAATATGCTCGGCACCCATCCCGATATAGACGCCTCCAGAGGCCGAAATATTGCCAAAACTAGCAACAATTTTGACTTTCTCTCGGAGCCGCTTTAAAGCGCTGTAGATTTCCTGGGAATCACCCACCGTGCCTCCGGGACTATCAATTCGCAGCAGCAAGGCAGGAAAGCGTTTTTCTTCAACAGTTTTGAGAGCTTCTAGCACTCGTTTGCGAGTGGCACCGGCAATCGCGCCGTTCACTTCAATTCGGGCAATTTGTTTGCGAAACTTGTTAAATGGCCAAATCATGGGCGGTCAAACAGCAGTTGTGAGTCAGTTAATATCAAGTGTTTTAAGTTTTGAGTTTTGAATGTATCACTCATCACTTTGGCGAACGGTGGCCAGATGGGAGCGGCTGAGTATAAATACTTCCAGGTTGCCCAATTGGTCGAAGAACTCTCAGGACTTGCCACAAGAGCGCACGCGATTAATTGCGTGCTTATTCTAGTTTGCCTGAATATTATCGAGTTGTCGGCATTCTGCTGAGCCGGCTGGCTATGAAATCGTCGATATCACAGCGTTAACACGATACTCTAAAGTCTAGACATCTTTAGTAGCATTTCTTAACATAATTATACGATTGGGTACAATTAAATAAATGAACCCTCGACTTCGCAATTCAGGCTTGGAGCGCTATTTGCCCTTGCAAGAAGCGAAAGATCGTGTTGAAGGCTCCCACAGCCGGCAGCTTTTGCAATCCTTTCCAAACGCCCTATTTTATCGCTAAACCCCATGTATCTAAGACTGAGTGAATCGAAACGGCCTCTGGCAACACTGCTGCTAATCGCCCCGTTTTTCCTGTGGGGAACCGCAATGGTGGCGATGAAAGGTGTTATCCCGAACACAACCCCGCTATTCATGGCAGGCGTGCGTTTGCTACCGGCAGGCGTCTTAGTTCTGATCGCAGCCGCAATGATGGGCAGGCCGGCCTTAAAAGGCTGGGGGGCATGGCTGTGGGTGGCCTTTTTTGCCCTCGTGGATGGGGCAATGTTTCAAGGTTTTTTAGCCGAGGGATTGCTGAGAACCGGCGCAGGGTTGGGATCAGTGATGATTGACTCCCAACCCCTAGCCGTGGCGATTTTATCGTGGTGGCTGTTTGGCGAACGCATTGGCTTATGGGGCTGGCTGGGGCTAGGGGTTGGCGTCCTGGGGATCGCGCTGATAGGCTTGCCCGATGCGTGGATTTTGGGGCTGTTCCAGCAAGGGATCGCATCGGTGCCGGTGGAAATCGGGAATTTGTTTGAAAACGGGGAATGGCTGATGCTGCTGGCGGCGCTATCGATGGCCGTGGGGACGGTAACCATTCGCTACGTCTGCCGGTATGCCGATGCCGTAGTCGCCACCGGCTGGCACATGATTTTAGGCGGAATCGCCTTATTGACCCTTTCACTGGCGACAGAATCCCAGCAGTGGGTGAATATTGATCTTTCAGGCTGGGCGGCTTTAGCCTATGCAACGATTTTTGGCAGTGCCCTCGCTTACGGGTTGTTCTTTTACTTTGCCTCCACCGGCAGCCTCACCAGTTTGAGTGCCCTGACCTTCCTCACGCCGGTGTTTGCCCTATTATTTGGAAACTTATTCTTAGCCGAAGTTCTTAGTCCCCTGCAATCGATTGGTGTTTGCCTGACAATCGTGAGTATTTACTTAATCAATCAACGTGATACGATAGCCCAAAAGCTGAGACTAGGGCGTACAGTGGATCAAACCATTGCCTCTGCGGAGGAAACTGCTGCTGAAAATCGACTCCTGCTACAATCGTCTGAGAGCAAATCGGTTGAGCTGCCGGTGACGGTACGCATTGCGGAATCCGAACCGGAGATTTAACCTCAGCCGATCCAATCTGACCGTCAACAGGTCGATGAACCGGCACAGCTAGCTGGTTAATGATTTTAGATTTTTGATAGGTAATTTCCTCCAAAAAGCAACCAAAATCATCGAAAATCAAAGTTCCACCAGCAGCAGCCACAGCTGATCTGTGATTCGCGCAGGATGCAGAACGGGTAGGATTGAGCTAGCTTAATTACACCTGAATCGCTCACGCTGGTTGACTCCCCCACCCCCGCGTTAGAATATGGTGCTTTACCGCTCCACCGTGTTGCTCGTTACCTGCGCTAGTTGCCTGGGTTTGCCCAGTCCAGCCAAAGGATTAATTCACCCAAACCGAACCGGGGAAATTTCGATAACGCCCCTTATAAAAGGCGCAGTGGTTCTGAACACCCTGCAAGTGGCTCAAGCAAACGCCCCCGCCGGCATAGAACGCCCTCCCCTCGGACCAGGTGATCGGCAGCCGGCAGTGCGAGAACTGCAAAAGACACTGAAAACTTTGGGATACTACAACGGTGCCGAGGATGGCGTCTATGAAGCCACAACAGCCGAAGCCGTCGCGCAATTTCAAGCCGGTGCCGGTTTAGAAGCAGATGGGGTTGCCGGTTCCACAACTTGGGATCGCTTGCAAATCGCCCAAAACCAAGCAAAACCCGCCCCTTCCCCAGACACCCAAAAAGCATCGAATTCAAAATCTAATCCCTCAAGATTGCTGCAAGGCAAAACAAAATGGCTATTGCTAGGTTTGGGTGTAATTGTGATTGCTGGAATTGTCGGCTTGATATTTAATTTGCTCATGCGTTCTGGGGAAAATGAAGAGGATTCAGATCTCGATAGCCGAGGTGAGCGATCTTCCCAACATCCCCAACAAAATTATTCTGAAAACCCACACCATCTGCAAAATAGAGAAGCGAATTTAGGCAGTCACCAGCCTAATTATGACAGCAACGGCTATCCGATATCCGGTGCCCTCGATTCAGAAAAAAAGGAGCGAAAAGAGCCGGCAGACTCAACTCCCCCAGAATATTTAGCCGTTGAAGAAATTACTCGTCTACAAAAAATCGATATTATTGATGAATTAATTCGAGATTTACAAAAGCCCGATCCTGCCAAGCGACGTAAAGCAATTTGGGATTTGGGGCAGCGGGGAGACTCCCGCGCTGTACAGCCTTTGGTGAATTTGATGGTTGATTCAGATTCTAAACAGCGCAGTTTAATCCTGGCAGCTTTATCTGAAATTGGCACCCGCACCCTAAAACCGATGAATCGAGCTTTAGCCGTTTCTCTGCAAGATGACAATGCTGAAGTAAGAAAAAATGCGATTCGGGACTTAACACGTATTTATGAGTTAGTCTCTCAAATGAGTCAGCTATTGGGTCATGCAATTGACGATCCAGACGATGAAGTGCGGGAAACTGCTAATTGGGCATTAGCGCAGTTGAGCAATATACGTGGGTTGCCGGTTGGAGAAAATCGACCCAGCCGGTCAAATTCTGCAAATCCGCCGCAAGACTCTGGAGGGGAGAATCTTAGGGATTAGGAACATGGGGTGAAAGAACAACGGGGATCGGTAATTATTAAGGATTGATCAACTAATCGCACTTAGCAAAAAACGCAAATCGTGACTGGTAAATCTGCAAACTCACTCAAACTTCTATTTCTTTCCACACCTGTTGGCCAATTGGGTTCAGGACTTGGCGGCGGAGTGGAACTGACTTTGTATAACATTGCCCTGGAAATGCACCGGCGAGGGCATCATTTGGATATTGTCGCGCCGGCAGGCTCTCGTTTAGATTCATTTCCAATTAAAGAAATAGCCGGTGAATTGCAAATCACAGCCCAAACTCAGGAACGCGACGCTTTGATTTGTATGCCGGGAAATTCTTTACTGGCAAATATGTGGGAATGTGCTCGCCAAATTCAAGGAAATTACGATTTAATTGTTAATTTTGCTTACGATTGGTTGCCGTTTTATCTAACACCTTTTTTTAATTGTCCCATCGCCCATTTTGTCAGTATGGGATCGCTCTCTAATGCGATGGATCAAATTATTGAACAGGTAGCAATTCAGTTTCCCGGTACAATCGGTCTTTACACAAAATCCCAAGCAGAAACCTTTGTTTTAAAATCTTCTGAACTCAACGCCTCATGGTGCGAGGTTTTAGGCAGTGGCGTTGATTTATCCCTTTATGATTTTTGTGATTCTCCCGCCCCTCAGTTGGCTTGGTTAGGTCGAATTGCCCCAGAAAAAGCCCTAGAAGATGCCGTCGCGGCAGCTCAAATTGCCGACATTCCGCTGAAAATCTTTGGCAAAATGCAGGATGAATCCTATTGGCAGCAGATTTGTCAAGCCTATCCAGATGCGCCGGTGGAATATATGGGATTTTTCTCAACTCAAAAGTTGCAAGAACAGTTAGGCAAATGTCAGGCGATGCTGATGACTCCGCGCTGGGTAGAAGCCTTTGGAAATGTCGCAATTGAAGCGCTGGCGTGTGGAGTGCCGGTGATTGCCTACCGGCGTGGAGGGCCGGCTGAAATAATCCAAGATTGCAAAACCGGCTTTTTAGTAGAACCAGATAGTGTCGAAGGCTTAGTAGATGCAATTAAACGCTTAGATGAAATTGACCGTCTAGAATGCCGGCGGCAAGCAGAAACAGAATATTCTTTAGAAGCCTTAGGTGATCGCATGGAACAATGGTTCCAAAATATTAAACAGCGTGCCAACCCAACTTCTTAAATAAAACCGCAAATAAACATAGCCTTTAACAGACAATCTATCTGTGTCCATCTGTGGTTATAAAATCTTTATCTCGATAAAATGCAATCCCAAATCCCAAATCTCAATTCTAAAATTCAACTGCCACCGGCTCTCAAACCAGGCGATCTGCTGCGGGTGATTGCGCCGAGTGGTTGTCTGCGAGAATTTGAAGCCTTTGAGAAAGGAGTGGAAATTTGGCGAGATCGTGGGTATCGAGTAGAACTGAGTGCCGGTTACGATAGCCGGTGGGGTTATTTAGCCGGCAACGATGAAGATCGCCGACAGCAATTAGCAGACGCCTGGAAAGATCCAGAGTGTCGCGCCATTCTCTGTGCCAGAGGCGGTTACGGGGGTGCGAGAATTCTGGAAGATTGGAACTGGGATGAATTACTTAGCACTCCCAAATGGTTAATCGGCTTTTCCGATATCACTGCTATTCTTTGGAGTCTCTTTCAAACCGGCATCTCAGGTGTTCATGGACCCTTGCTAACCACGTTGCCGGCTGAACCTGAGTGGACGATGCAGCGGTTATTTGACTGGGTAGAAAGTCATTCTATAAAACCTTTGCAAGGAACCGGCTGGGGTGGGGGACAAGCGAGTGGGTATTTGCTGCCGGCAAATCTAACCGTCGCAACCCATCTGGTAGGGACAGCCGTAGAACCACCGTTAGAAGGCGCAATTTTAGCATTTGAAGATGTTGCAGAAGCACCCTATCGAATTGACCGGATGCTAACTCAGTGGCGGATGATGGGAAAATTTAAAGGAGTGCGAGGAATTGCACTGGGGCGCTTTAGCCGGTGTACGAATGACCCGAAAATTCCCAGTTTTACAGTAGAAGAAGTCTTGCGAGATCGCTTAGGAGATTTAGGGTTGCCGGTTGTTTCCGGCTTACCTTTTGGTCATGAGGGAGAAAACGCAACCCTGCCAGTCGGAGTGCCGGTTCTCCTAGATGGAGATAAAGGCATATTAGACTTTCCCACAGTGCCGGCAAAATAGGCCGGTAAAAACCTAAAAACCGACACAAGCGCCATCTGCGTTTATCTGTTTATCCCCAACTACAGACTATCGCCTACATCTGCGTTTATCTGCGTGCATCTGCGGTTAAAAATCTCATAAATCCCACCAACCTAAATCACCGCCCGTTTTTGCAATTGAATCTCAAACACTTCCCCAGGCGTAGCGTCAATAACTTGCGTGGATAAATTATTCTGAGCTAACAACGAGCGAAATTCATCAATACTTCCGATACCCCGAAGTATAGACATGAGCAATCCTTCAAAGATGACATCACCACCGGCAGCCGTGGGTAACATCACTTGCGGTTGCAGAAGTTTAGCCACTTCTAAGGCACTTTGGCTGCCTTTAATAATGGAACCCACTAGCGGCAGTGCCAGGTCAACAATCGGGACAATGACGACATCCACCGGGGCAGATGCTTTGAGAGTGGGGGAATGATACCCGTGAGGCTCATAGTAGAGAGTCGTGCCGGCAGCCAAATCTTTAAGGAGATACCCATTTTCCACAAGTTGCGGGCCAATGGGAGAACCAGGAGTCGCTTTGATTTCTACTTTATTGGCAAGGGTAAAACTACTGCCGTGGTTGAGTGGAGTAACTTCAGTGAAACCCAATTCTTTCACAACTTTAGCGGCGCTGGGGGAACCCACAACCGGAATGTTGCGATTGAGTTGTTTGAGGGTAGGTGGATGTGCGTGGTCTTCTAATCCCTGTGAGAGGAGAATCAGGTCAATGTTTTCTGGAATTTCTCTGGCTTTGGGGCGATCGCCTTTAAACAGCCAAGGGAGGTTGCCAAAGACCAAAGGGCCAACTAACCAGGGATCGAGGAGTATCCGTAGGCCGGCCATGTTAATCAGCCAAGAGTTACTGTCTAGCCAAGTTAGCTGCATTGCATTTACAAAATAATATCTGAACTGTATTTTAGGCAGTTATGACATTTCTACAACAGAACATTAACCGTTACACCCGTCTGAACCAGAAGCGTCGCACTGCTGCTGGTGTATTGATTGAAACCGTTGGCTGTTGTGCTGGCGAATGCAAAGCCCGATGCAGTTACGATATCGCCGACATTGCCCTCTACAGTCAAGGTGCTAGTCGAACCAGACAAGCTGATCACATCTCTCACGCCCAAGCTCAGGGTGTTATTACCGGCACCCGTCATATTGATTCGCTCAATGCCCTGGATGAGAGGGTTACGAATCGCTGTCAGATCGAGGGCCATGCCGGCACCGACAAGCAACAAGGTGTCAGTCCCCAAACCCCCATCAATTCGCCGGAAGCCGGTATCGCTAATCGTCACAATGTCCTCACCGGCACCCCCATAAAGCACATCAGCCCCGCCATTGCCGATGAGTTGATCGTTCCCCAAACCCCCAACCAAAATATCTGCTGCGGTGGTGCCGGTGAGGACATCTGCTGTTGCAGTTCCCATCCCTGTCACCGACGCCGTGAAATCGCCGCCATAAACCACGTAGGAGGTGCCGGAATTCGCTCCAATTGGTGCTGCTCCAAAAGCCCCTACAATCAAATCAGCAAAGCCATCACCATTGAGATCCCCCGCCCCACTCACAGAACGACCGGCTAAGTTATTTGCCGATGCGCCATTCAGCGCAAAACCACCAATACCGGCTGCGACTGCGCTTAGGTTCACGGCTGTGTTATCCGCCTTCCCGAACACCACATAAGATTTGCCAGAGAAAGCCCCATTTGGATCGGCCCAGCGAGCCCCCACGATCAAGTCATCCAGACCATCGCCGTTGACATCTCCGGCTGAACTTACTGAGATGCCGGCATGATCGCCTGCTGTTTCCCCATTGATGGTAAAGCCGCCGTTATTGCCTGATGGGCCGCCAAACACGACATAAGACGTGCCTGAGGAAGTTTGATTGGGGCCAGCATTATACGCGCCCACAATCACGTCAGCGAAGCCATCACCATTAACATCTCCGGCTTCGCTCACAGAACGGCCCAATCGGTCGTTTGCCGCTTGACCGTTGATGGCAAAGCCGCCGGTATTTCCTGCTACTGCTACAGCGCCCAAAGCTACCGCCGTGGTAGTTGTTTTGCCATACACCACATAAGCTTTGCCGGCGGAAAAATTTCCGTTCGGGTCGGCCAAGTAAGCGCCTACAATCAAGTCAGCCAAGCCATCTCCGTTGACATCCCCAGCTGAACTGACCGAGTTGCCGGCTTGGTCATTCACCCCCTCGAATGTAATCGCAAAACCGCCCGTTCCGTTGGAGATCGCGTTCAAGTTTATCGGCACTGTGTTGTTCGCCTTGCCAAACACAACGTAAGCTCTGCCGCTTCTGAGATACTCTTGCTCAACAAGCACGCCATTGTTATTGGCATCAAGGCCAAAAGCGGGAGCACCCACGATCAAGTCATCCAAACCGTCGCCGTTGACATCACCGGCCCCGCTGACGGAAAAACCGGATTCAATGCCAATCCACTCGCCGTTGATCACAAAGCCGCCGGTTCCGGGATTGGCTGCCACAGCCGTCAAATTCACTGGCGCGTTGTCCGCCTTACCAAATACCACATAGGATTTGCCGGAGGATAGCCTAGTGGCAATAGTGGGATCGTCGGCCCGATCTGCACCGATAATCAGGTCAGCCAGTCCATCGCCGTTGACATCGCCGGCCCCGTTGACTGAGATGCCGGCCCGATCATATCCGGCCTGACCATTGATCACAAAGCCGCCATTGCTGCCTGATGGCCCTCCAAACACGACATAAGATTTCCCAGATCCAGGGGCGGGTGCGCTGGCAGAAGGCGCACCGATAATCACATCAGCAAAGCCATCCCCATTCACGTCTCCTGCCCCATTCACCGAGAAACCCGCCCATTCAAATGCGGCTTGACCGTTGACACTAAAACCCCCGCTTCCGACTGGCACATTGGTGCCGGTGGCAATGGCGCTTAACTGGACTTGTGAGGCGACAGTTAGGGTTACGGTTCCGGTATCGGTGAGGCCGGTGCTATCGCTGACAGTGTAGTTTAAGGTTGTCGTGCCGGCAAACCCTGGAGTTGCCCGGTAGGTAATAATGCCGTTGTTGATCGAGGCCGTCCCATTCGCTGCGGTTACTGCGGTAATGGTAAGCGTGTCTGCCGGCAGGTCAGCATCTGTATCATTAGCCAGCAAAGTAGCGACTGGAATTTCTAAGCGGCTACTTAATAGCACTGGCGTGGTAATGATGTCGTTCACCGCTACTGGCACGTTGCTAGTGCCAACTGTCAAAGTAAATGTATCGATGACACTGCCGCCGTTGCCATCTGATGCTTGAACATTAATTGAAAGGGGGGTGGCAGCTCCATTGGGTGGAGTGCCACTAAAGGTGCGGGTAGTTGGGTTAAATGTTAACCAGGCCGGCAATGGTGCGTTGTTATCTAGGGTGGCACTGTAAGTTAATACATCGCCATCAATATCATTGAAAGTTGTAGCGGCAAATGTGTAGTTGAACGCTGTGCCGGCGTTCGCGTTTTGATCGGCAATGGCGGTGACCACCGTTGGGGCATCATTGGTATTTATCACACCCAAATTGAATGTCTCTGTAACACTGCCCCCGTTGCCATCTGATGCTTGAACATCAATTGAAAGGGTGCGCACATCTCCATTGGCTGGAGTCCCGCTAAAGGTGCGGGTTGCTGCGTTAAATGTTAACCAGGCCGGCAATGGTTCGCCGTCGGCTAGGGTGGCACTGTAGGTTAACGCATCTCCATCTGGATCTGTAAACGTATTGGCCGCAAACGTGAAGTTAAAGACACTATCTTCTAGTGTATTTTGGTCACCGATGGGGGTAGCAACGATTGGGTCATCATTGACATTATTTACCACCAAATTAAATGTATCAATGGCACTGTCGCCTGTGCCATCTGATGCTTGAACATCGATTGATAGGTTGCCCACATCTCCATTGGCTGGAGGGCCACTAAAGGTGCGGGTTGCTGCGTTGAATGTTAACCAGGCCGGTAATGCATCCCCGCCGGTTTGGGTGGCGGTGTAAGTTAACGCATCGCCATCAAGATCGTTAAAAGTTGTTTCGGCAAATGTGAAGTTAAAGGTAGCGTCTTGAGTGGCACTTTGATCATCAATAGCAGTGACAACAACTATGGAAGACTCCGGGCCATTCCCAACTGTCAAATTAAATGTATCTGTGACACTGCCGCCGTTACCATCTGATGCTTCAACATTGATTGAAAGTGTGGCGGCATCGCCATTGGTTGGAGTGCCACTAAAGGTGCGGGTTGCTGCGTTAAATGTTAACCAGGCCGGTAATGCATCCCCGCCGGTTTGGGTGGCACTGTAGGTTAATGTGTCGTTATCAGGATCTGTAAATGTATTGACAGCAAACGTGTAGTTAAAAACACTATCTTCATCGGTATTTAGGTCAATGAGGGGGGTAGCAACGATTGGCGGATCATTGACATTATTTACCACCAAACTAAATGTATCGATAGCAATGCCGCCGTTGCCATCTGATGCTTGAACATCAATTGAAAGGGTGCGCACATCTCCATTGGCTGGAGTCCCGCTAAAGGTTCGGGTTGCTGCGTTAAATGTTAACCAGGCCGGCAATGCTGCGCCGCCGGTTTGGGTGGCACTGTAGGTTAATGTGTCGCCATCTGGATCTGTAAATGTATTGGCCGCAAACGTGTAGTTAAAGACACTATCTTCGGGGGTATTTTGGTCACCGATGGGGGTAGCAACGATTGGATTGCTATTACCCTTAACCACCAAATTAAATGTCTCTGTAACACTGCCACCGTTGCCATCTGATGCTTGGACATCGATTGAAAGTGTGGCGGCATCGCCATTGCTTGGAGTGCCACTGAAGGTGTGGTTCGCTGCGTTAAATGTTAACCAGGCCGGCAGTATAGAGCCATTGGTGAGTTTGGCTGTGTAGGTTAATGGATCTCCATCAATATCGTTAAAGATATTAACATCAAATGTGAAGTTGTACGCTGTGCCGGCATCCGTGTTTTGCTCGGCAATGGCAGTGGCAACCGTTGGAGCATCATTGACATTGTCAATCACTAAATTAAGTGTATTGATGACACTGCCGCCGTTGCCATCTGATGCTTGAACATCGATTGAGAGGGTGCCCACATCTCCATTA
This genomic window from Microcoleus sp. FACHB-672 contains:
- a CDS encoding DMT family transporter, yielding MYLRLSESKRPLATLLLIAPFFLWGTAMVAMKGVIPNTTPLFMAGVRLLPAGVLVLIAAAMMGRPALKGWGAWLWVAFFALVDGAMFQGFLAEGLLRTGAGLGSVMIDSQPLAVAILSWWLFGERIGLWGWLGLGVGVLGIALIGLPDAWILGLFQQGIASVPVEIGNLFENGEWLMLLAALSMAVGTVTIRYVCRYADAVVATGWHMILGGIALLTLSLATESQQWVNIDLSGWAALAYATIFGSALAYGLFFYFASTGSLTSLSALTFLTPVFALLFGNLFLAEVLSPLQSIGVCLTIVSIYLINQRDTIAQKLRLGRTVDQTIASAEETAAENRLLLQSSESKSVELPVTVRIAESEPEI
- the sppA gene encoding signal peptide peptidase SppA; protein product: MIWPFNKFRKQIARIEVNGAIAGATRKRVLEALKTVEEKRFPALLLRIDSPGGTVGDSQEIYSALKRLREKVKIVASFGNISASGGVYIGMGAEHIVANPGTITGSIGVILRGNNLERLLEKVGVSFKVIKSGPYKDILAFDRELTEPEKDILQQLIDTSYQQFVQTVAEARNLAVDTVKSFADGRIFTGQQALELGVVDRLGTEEDARRWAAELVGLDPEKTQCYTLEERKPLLSRILGESQVTSSLSAGIEWMDFEMSASGLPLWMYRP
- a CDS encoding MBL fold metallo-hydrolase, translated to MQLTWLDSNSWLINMAGLRILLDPWLVGPLVFGNLPWLFKGDRPKAREIPENIDLILLSQGLEDHAHPPTLKQLNRNIPVVGSPSAAKVVKELGFTEVTPLNHGSSFTLANKVEIKATPGSPIGPQLVENGYLLKDLAAGTTLYYEPHGYHSPTLKASAPVDVVIVPIVDLALPLVGSIIKGSQSALEVAKLLQPQVMLPTAAGGDVIFEGLLMSILRGIGSIDEFRSLLAQNNLSTQVIDATPGEVFEIQLQKRAVI
- a CDS encoding S66 peptidase family protein, with amino-acid sequence MQSQIPNLNSKIQLPPALKPGDLLRVIAPSGCLREFEAFEKGVEIWRDRGYRVELSAGYDSRWGYLAGNDEDRRQQLADAWKDPECRAILCARGGYGGARILEDWNWDELLSTPKWLIGFSDITAILWSLFQTGISGVHGPLLTTLPAEPEWTMQRLFDWVESHSIKPLQGTGWGGGQASGYLLPANLTVATHLVGTAVEPPLEGAILAFEDVAEAPYRIDRMLTQWRMMGKFKGVRGIALGRFSRCTNDPKIPSFTVEEVLRDRLGDLGLPVVSGLPFGHEGENATLPVGVPVLLDGDKGILDFPTVPAK
- a CDS encoding glycosyltransferase family 4 protein, producing the protein MTGKSANSLKLLFLSTPVGQLGSGLGGGVELTLYNIALEMHRRGHHLDIVAPAGSRLDSFPIKEIAGELQITAQTQERDALICMPGNSLLANMWECARQIQGNYDLIVNFAYDWLPFYLTPFFNCPIAHFVSMGSLSNAMDQIIEQVAIQFPGTIGLYTKSQAETFVLKSSELNASWCEVLGSGVDLSLYDFCDSPAPQLAWLGRIAPEKALEDAVAAAQIADIPLKIFGKMQDESYWQQICQAYPDAPVEYMGFFSTQKLQEQLGKCQAMLMTPRWVEAFGNVAIEALACGVPVIAYRRGGPAEIIQDCKTGFLVEPDSVEGLVDAIKRLDEIDRLECRRQAETEYSLEALGDRMEQWFQNIKQRANPTS
- a CDS encoding peptidoglycan-binding protein, coding for MVLYRSTVLLVTCASCLGLPSPAKGLIHPNRTGEISITPLIKGAVVLNTLQVAQANAPAGIERPPLGPGDRQPAVRELQKTLKTLGYYNGAEDGVYEATTAEAVAQFQAGAGLEADGVAGSTTWDRLQIAQNQAKPAPSPDTQKASNSKSNPSRLLQGKTKWLLLGLGVIVIAGIVGLIFNLLMRSGENEEDSDLDSRGERSSQHPQQNYSENPHHLQNREANLGSHQPNYDSNGYPISGALDSEKKERKEPADSTPPEYLAVEEITRLQKIDIIDELIRDLQKPDPAKRRKAIWDLGQRGDSRAVQPLVNLMVDSDSKQRSLILAALSEIGTRTLKPMNRALAVSLQDDNAEVRKNAIRDLTRIYELVSQMSQLLGHAIDDPDDEVRETANWALAQLSNIRGLPVGENRPSRSNSANPPQDSGGENLRD